A stretch of Primulina tabacum isolate GXHZ01 chromosome 13, ASM2559414v2, whole genome shotgun sequence DNA encodes these proteins:
- the LOC142523100 gene encoding uncharacterized protein LOC142523100 has protein sequence MSPFRLFYGKSCHIPVELEHKAYWATKFLNIDAKATGDERVLQLNELDEFRLDSYENTKLYKEKTKCWHDQNIVHREFVVGKLVLLYNSRLKLMPGKLRSRWSGPYTITQVFPYGTVEITSEATGAFKVNGNRLKVYHGGTMPDEPTTVGLQDPN, from the coding sequence ATGTCTCCTTTTAGATTATTTTATGGGAAGTCGTGTCACATACCCGTAGAACTTGAACATAAGGCTTATTGGGCTACCAAATTCTTGAATATTGATGCTAAAGCCACAGGTGACGAGAGAGTGCTACAACTAAATGAATTGGATGAGTTTAGGTTGGATTCTTATGAGAACACCAAGCTTTACAAGGAGAAAACCAAATGTTGGCATGATCAGAACATCGTCCATCGAGAATTTGTGGTGGGAAAACTGGTGCTGTTATACAATTCTCGACTGAAGTTGATGCCGGGCAAGTTGCGTTCACGGTGGTCAGGACCATACACCATCACGCAAGTTTTTCCTTACGGAACAGTAGAGATCactagtgaagcaactggagcaTTCAAGGTGAATGGGAATAGGCTGAAGGTTTATCATGGTGGTACTATGCCCGACGAGCCAACCACCGTGGGTCTGCAGGATCCAAATTGA